The genome window TGGATTTCCACCGGCTTGATGGTACCCATGTCGCGTGCCAGACGTACAATCAGATCCTTCGGAGAATGGGAAATCTGGTTAACCGTATCCAGATCGTAATCCTTCAGATGGATCTTGTACATCTCGTACAGCGGCATAACGGTGATGGTCTTGCCGTTGACCAGCTTGATGTCATAAACACCATCCAAAGCCGGGTCGATGTTCTTCTTCTTCATCTTCGCGCCAATGTCTTCACGCGTGATGGCGACCGGTTTGTCGGTGTTGGTGTCCCAAACTACGAAGTCCGGCATTTTCTCCCGGTTGAAGTTCTTCATCCACTTGGTCGTAAAACCATCCTTAGGCAGCGGCTGGTTTTTGTAACCGGGGATGTAGTCATCGGGATGCAACCGGATCAGGTTGTCCGTGCGGACCAGCAGGGGCATGTCGGTGTACTCTTTGACGTAATCCACGTCAACGAGACCCTCGTCCATGATGATCTTTGCGGTTCCCAGGAAAATGGAAATGTCGGAGGCGCCGGCTCGGCACGGAATCCAGTAGTCCGCCTTGGTTGCGGGCGGGTTGTATTCCGGAGAAACCGTGACCAGCGTACCACCACGTTCCATGATTTCCGTGTACCAGTGAGCTTCCGGCATTTTGTTTTCGATGAGGTTTTTACCCCACTGAATGGTCAGCTTCGCATACCGGTGGTCGGCGAAGTCGATGTCGGAAGTCTGCATGCCATGCGTCCAGGAATGTCCCGGAGCCTGGTCACCATGCCAGGTGTAGTTGGACCATGCGCGTCCACCCAGTACCTGACCCGGACCGCGACCGCGAACGATCGAATCCAACAGACCCATCATGTTCGAAACACGGTAGATACCGTATTTACCGATGACACCCAGCATACCCATACCACCACGATACTTCATGGTACGCGGGCCGGAGCCACCCATGGCTTCGATCATTTCGGGCTGATAACCTTCGTTCTTCAGGCGCTGAGCACCACGCGCACCGCTGTAAGCTTTCGCTACGGCTACGTGACCTTTGGCCAGATAGGTGAAGGTCTGATCCCAGGTCAAGCGAACGAATTCGTCCGTGCCCCGGCTGGTAAACTTATATTTTTCCCGATTCTCCTTGTCCAGATACGGAAAGCCGTCATCGGCCCACTGTTTCCAGCCAACGCGGAGCATCGGATACTTGTTGCGGTACGGTCCGTAAACACGACGCGGAAACGTCATGCCGCGCAGACACATGCGCGGGTTCCACGCAGCGTCGGCCTGGTTGCCGTACAGATCGCGAATCTTGTGATGATCGTAGTTCTGCTCGATCCGCATCAAGATGCCGTTACGCACGAAGCCACGAACACGACACTGATGGGTGTCGTTCGGGGAACAGCAGTACGTAAACGAACGTTCATACTTATACTGATCGCGATAAACTTCTTCCCAACGCCGATCCGGATAAGACTCCAGAGGATTGCCCACCTTGACGACGGGTTTCAACTGAGCGCCTACCCTCTTGCTCGAAAGCGCCATGGCCGAAGCCACACCAGCACTCACCTGCAAGAATTTTCTTCGATTCAAACGCATAAACTCAAACCTCCCTTAGGTTAACAGTTGGCTTAAAAACCGAACTTTAATCCTACAAAAAAGAACTTCCCCCGGCGGCCAGACTGCGACCGCCCAGAAACCCTCCTTTCCTACTTCCAAAAAGTGACAAATTAATAATCATTTTTCTGACCCTAGTGACTAAAAACTTACATGTAAATTTTTTCCAACAACATTAAGGCCCAAGCAAAAAAAAACCTGATACCCGTTTCAGCCTTATTTAAGGCCTTGAAACGAGATACCAGGTTCTTGCAAACTGGTTTTCCCGGTGTGGAGAAAATGTATTTTTAGGACCCGTTCGCCACATGTTGAAAACACCAATCCAGGCAAAATTAACGTGCTGGGGAATCCGTGCATGCCTCTTTATACTTAAATCCAAATGCCTTGTCAAACCCTTTTTATCAAGCCTGTTTGAAATTTTTCAGGCCCCTAAAAGGGGGTATTTATAGACTATTTTTTAAGCGATTTCCAGCCCCAAAACCCCCGTTTTCCACAGATCCCCAAAAAGGTCCTCCATTATAACCATAAAGCCTTTAAATACAATATATTTTAGGAAAAAGTAAGTGTTTTGCCGACACGAACTTTCATTTTATCAGAATTTAAAAACAGCCAAAAATAACATAAACTACTATAAATAAATGATTTATTCGCATTTTACGAACAGCGGGAGCGGCGGGCAGGATGGCTTTACAGGGGAGTTTTTCGCGGATAACAACTCAGTAAAAATCGAAACCAAATAGGAAAAGATTTATTATCATCTAAAAAAAATTGAATTAAGCTTTTAAATATAAATAGTTATAACTAATCATGGAGTCAGTTCGATGATTTCCACAAAAAACACGTGAAATCTTACATCTCTCATAGAATAATCCTATCTATACATAAGAGAAACGTCCAGGCTCTTCTAGGGGAATGAGGGGGCCGCGTCAGGAAGGTTTGCTGAGCCCTGAGCAGGATGCCATCCCGGTTTCTCCAGGTTTTTGTCCCCGGCGCGTGGTTTAGACTTTTCCAGCGACCGGGTTTGCAGTTATACTCCGCACTTTTTCAACTCTCTTTTCTGTCGATGAAACGACCACGCATCGCCATATACCCGGGGACCTTCGATCCGGTCACCAACGGCCACCTCGACATCATGAAACGGGCGCTGTGCCTGTGCGACAAGTTGATCGTGGCGGTGGCGTTGAATCCCAAAAAGAACCCGCTGTTTGCGGTGGAAGACCGTGTGTCGTTCATTCAGGACGCGGTGAAGAAATATGAGAGCATCGCGGTGCATCCGTTCGACACGCTGCTCACGGATTACGGCGACAGCATCAAGGCGTCGATCATCGTCAAGGGGTTGCGCGCGGTTTCGGATTTCGAGTACGAATTGCAGATGGGCTTGATGAACCGCAACCTCAATGACAAGCTGGAAACGGTGTTCATGATTCCGAGCCAGGAATTTTCATTTCTGAGCTCAAGTTTCGTTAAAGAAATCGCCAAGCACGGCGGCGACGTCAGCAAGATGGTTCCCAAAGCCGTGCTGAAAGGATTCGCAAAGGTTCAGCCGCTATGAAGTTCTCGCAACGCATCCAGAACATCAAACCGTCCATGACCCTCGCCATCACCGCCAAGGCCAACGCCATGAAGGCGCAGGGCGACAACGTGATCGGCTTCGGCGCGGGCGAGCCCGACTTCGGCACGCCGGAAAACATCAAGCAGGCGGCCATCGACGCCATCCACAACAACGACACCTACTACACCCCGGTCGGCGGCACCGACAAACTGAAAGACGCCATCATCGAAAAATTCAAGCGCGACAACGGGCTCACCTATGCACGCGATCAGGTCATCGTGTCGTGCGGCGCCAAGCATTCCTTCTACAACCTGGCGATGGTGCTGTGGGACCAGGGCGACGAGGTGATCATCCCGGCGCCCTACTGGGTGTCGTACCCGGAGATGGTGACCGTGGCCGACGCCACGCCGGTGATCGTCGAGACCGAACAGAGCAACGATTTCAAAATCACGCCCGAACAGTTGCAGGCCGCCATCACACCCCAGTCGCGCGCCGTGGTGATCAACAGCCCGTCGAACCCGACCGGCTCCGCCTACACGCGCACCGAGCTGGAAGCGCTGGCGGAAGTCGCG of Nitrospina watsonii contains these proteins:
- the coaD gene encoding pantetheine-phosphate adenylyltransferase, with translation MKRPRIAIYPGTFDPVTNGHLDIMKRALCLCDKLIVAVALNPKKNPLFAVEDRVSFIQDAVKKYESIAVHPFDTLLTDYGDSIKASIIVKGLRAVSDFEYELQMGLMNRNLNDKLETVFMIPSQEFSFLSSSFVKEIAKHGGDVSKMVPKAVLKGFAKVQPL